The genomic region CGCTGGTCAACGCGTGCGTCCTCTAAGAGATAGTAGTTCATAGTCCCTCCTGAAAGGTTAGTACCTGGTAAACCCGGTCTTCCCTGACTTCGGTCTTAAGGGTGTATTGGTTGATATGCTTTTTTAAATACTGGTGGACAAAGCGTAAACCCCAACCATGGTCGGAACAGGGCTTTGGCTGGCGGGGATTGAGATCCGGTGACACAGTTTCGGCCTGATTAAAGGTGTTACAGATTACAATTTGACAGGGTTGCCCTTCCCTGGCATTGGTTAAGCCGACGCTGACTAAACCGGTCTGACAGTGGGCCGCCGCCTGAATGGCGTTATCAAGCAGGATTCCGATAATTCGATAAATCGAACGGTTATAGGTCGCCGGCATGGTAAAGGGTGGCGCGCCGAGTAGTTCGGTTTGCAGGGTGACGTCGGCTTGATGGGCCCGGCCCCAACAGGTTGCCAGTAAACTTTGGAAGCTAGCCGATTGGATGGCACTAAAATTCAAGGAGTGGGTGGTTTCTAATGAAAGCGGTTCAGCTAAAACTTCTTTAAAGGCATTGCGAATGGTTGACAAATCTTCTTGGATTAAGCCAAGCTTTAGGCTACTCACAAGGTTCTGGTAGTCATGGATGAATTGCTGTTGTTCAATCGTCTTCTTCTCAAGGTAGGCAATGTAATGCTGGGTATTTTCCTGACGCTTATGCTTATCAGTCCAATAGCAATAGGCTTGGTAAGCCAAACAACAAAGGGCCAGCATTCCCAAGACCAAACTAAGGAACAGGCGATACAGGTCTAATTCTGCTAAGGTCATTGATAGGATGGCATCGGTCGACTGGTCAGGCATATTGAAAGTAAAGGTCTTGGTGGCTAGTCTCATCTTGGCATCTCGCAATCCGGCAAGTTATATTGGTGATTTCCTTGCACTAATGGATACTACGTATTTAAAGTTGAGTTTACTTATCATTTGTTAAAAAAATAAGTCAAACACATTTCAATGTGTTTGACTTTTTGTGGTAACGGTACTAAAGCTTGTAATTTGTTCAGTATTTTTCAATTTTAGGGTAACTGTCCAGGTTTGAATCTGTTTTCCGAGTCGCAGGGGATGGGCGGTGGCCACCAAGGTGCCGGTTTGAACCGGCAGTAGGTGGTGGGTCTCGATATCGATGCCAACAGCGTGGGCACCAGCTGGCAAATTGGCCTGGGCGGCCATGGAAGCAGCGGTTTCGGCCAGAAGCGCGTTGACCCCACCATGGACTAGGCCGTAGGGTTGTTTAACTTTGTCAGTAACGGCCAGTTCTAAGACCGTTTCCTGGGGGCTAATTTTGATGGCGTGAATGCCTAACAGTTCTGTAATATCCATGTGGTATAATCTACTTTCATCAAAGTAACTACTTATTAGGAGTATAGCAAATGACGACTTGGCAATCGAAGCAAAGCTACAGTGAGATTTTATATGAAGTCAACCAGGACGGGCAGCACCCGGGTCAGATTGCTAAAATCACCATGAACGACCCTAAAAGTCATAATGCCTTTACCCCTAAGATGGTTGCTGAGATGATTGATGCCTTCACCCGGGCCCGGGATGATAGCAAGGTTGGTGTCATTATCTTGACCGGTGCCGGCGACCAGGCCTTTTCATCCGGGGGAAACCAGAAGGTCCGGGGTAACGGCGGTTATGTCGGTCAGGATGGGATTCCCCGTTTGAATGTTTTGGATCTCCAACGCTTGATGCGGGTTATTCCAAAACCTATTATTGCCATGGTCAAGGGCTGGTCAGTTGGGGGCGGTAACGTCTTGCAGCTGGTCGCTGACCTGACGGTCGCCGCTGACAATGCCAAATTCGGTCAGACCGGTCCGCAGGTGGGCTCCTTTGATGCCGGTTATGGTTCCGGGTATTTGGCCCAGGTCATCGGGCATAAGCGGGCCAAGGAAGTTTGGTTTTTAAACCACTTCTATAGCGCTGAAGAAGCTTACCAGATGAACTGGATTAACCGGGTGGTGCCCCTGGCTGAGGTCGAAGATGCCACCATTGAATGGGCCGATGAAATGCTGACGAAGTCACCGACTGCCCTGCGCTTTATCAAGGCGGCGATGAATGCCGATACCGATGGCCTGGCTGGGTTACAGCAGTTCGCTGGGGATGCCACCCTCCTGTATTACACGACTGACGAGGCCAAGGAAGGCCGCGACGCCTTCAAGGAAAAGCGGCAGCCGGACTTTGACCAGTTCCCTCACTTTCCTTAACAAGGGAAGTGAGTGGGTCTTATCTTAAATTTAAGATTTGCCAGCCAAAATGGTTATTGACAGGGACGCCATAGGGTGCTAGACTAATAAAGTTGCTTCAGGGGGACCTGAAGCGGGTAGCACATTGAAAACTGAACAAAACTTTGAACAAACAAATCTGTAATGGTTGCTTATACGCAGTGTAAGTAACAAACAAATTTGCGAAGTCAATTCGTAACAAACAATAAACGGATGATGCTATGGAAATAGCAAATAAGTCAGTTTAAACGAAGAGCAATCTTCAAACTTTTAACATGAGAGTTTGATCCTGGCTCAGGATGAACGCTGGCGGCGTGCCTAATACATGCAAGTCGAACGCGCAGCGAAAGGTGCTTGCACCTTTCAAGCGAGTGGCGAACGGGTGAGTAACACGTGAATAACCTGCCCTCAAGTAGGGGATAACATTTGGAAACAGATGCTAATACCGTATAAAACTTAGCTGCACATGCAGCCAAGTTAAAAGACGCTTTGGCGTCGCTTAAGGATGG from Leuconostocaceae bacterium ESL0723 harbors:
- the menB gene encoding 1,4-dihydroxy-2-naphthoyl-CoA synthase — encoded protein: MTTWQSKQSYSEILYEVNQDGQHPGQIAKITMNDPKSHNAFTPKMVAEMIDAFTRARDDSKVGVIILTGAGDQAFSSGGNQKVRGNGGYVGQDGIPRLNVLDLQRLMRVIPKPIIAMVKGWSVGGGNVLQLVADLTVAADNAKFGQTGPQVGSFDAGYGSGYLAQVIGHKRAKEVWFLNHFYSAEEAYQMNWINRVVPLAEVEDATIEWADEMLTKSPTALRFIKAAMNADTDGLAGLQQFAGDATLLYYTTDEAKEGRDAFKEKRQPDFDQFPHFP
- a CDS encoding PaaI family thioesterase, producing the protein MDITELLGIHAIKISPQETVLELAVTDKVKQPYGLVHGGVNALLAETAASMAAQANLPAGAHAVGIDIETHHLLPVQTGTLVATAHPLRLGKQIQTWTVTLKLKNTEQITSFSTVTTKSQTH
- a CDS encoding GHKL domain-containing protein is translated as MRLATKTFTFNMPDQSTDAILSMTLAELDLYRLFLSLVLGMLALCCLAYQAYCYWTDKHKRQENTQHYIAYLEKKTIEQQQFIHDYQNLVSSLKLGLIQEDLSTIRNAFKEVLAEPLSLETTHSLNFSAIQSASFQSLLATCWGRAHQADVTLQTELLGAPPFTMPATYNRSIYRIIGILLDNAIQAAAHCQTGLVSVGLTNAREGQPCQIVICNTFNQAETVSPDLNPRQPKPCSDHGWGLRFVHQYLKKHINQYTLKTEVREDRVYQVLTFQEGL